One genomic window of Candidatus Poribacteria bacterium includes the following:
- a CDS encoding ARMT1-like domain-containing protein: protein MKKHFLENLLGCKLEDTLAAISADTAAVETLLSSLPTDTLENHLNPQWVVLAAGKGTRIDPTGRLSKTLDITFGEQNMLQHSRQHLPGTRPDIVVINPEMAARIEKSESPEQLLGPNAVYAVQEEMNGTGGALQAALPTLRESDAEWIGVSFGDEPFLERDIFAQTLLSHLVSGADVTLCGKIPETVVDKGGLFFDAAGKFIGTKEWYDMTEAEKQEMWDRWHNGEAYTNTGITLIRKSALLERIDRLQPHPNRNNELHQVDLIRHCYEDGLKTNAFIYRDEVLSGVNRWSNVLSGEAALFAQTRERLAQKGVRVDPAAQITVGSDDIEIGTACYLISRVHLGEKVQIGDYCRLENVTLLGATTVGDSVGLEGVSATDTTFKGNPLPETLAAPVRGLATASTIKNCTFDAVSIGNGVQLSSVVARGTVIPAGIVLADRTLGVPPAQTPPSVPKPIFDEIVPSGYIPGLFAFGEKKELPDWENLRQHVLSHSSTELVPRAAHTPELQQVMREAVQTLLDMRHANGAYLIESLTSEEIWGSIFEMVTLHSGNPNPYHYDKRKARQTALELLPEFWGNDWLQRLKLVITGNIVDYNSERVMKRLRANPDYFSEVLRAAVEAPFAIDCYETFRAKVIDGEPQEILWLADNDGEVIFDIAFVQDLVGCGHRITIVGKAEDASNDVTLADLHEMVNYPQFTELQAAIQNGTVRLMSSGAKTIGTNLYHGTPEFFNALLAADLVISKGQGNFFTTPGWKKDTFYLLLSKGVTAEQSTGVVADRNLTVDGLILAYLPSGTERNAPLRELVEINKD from the coding sequence ATGAAAAAACATTTTCTTGAAAACCTCCTCGGTTGCAAATTAGAAGACACGCTCGCGGCGATCTCAGCAGATACCGCCGCAGTTGAAACGCTCCTTTCCTCACTTCCCACAGACACACTCGAAAACCATCTCAACCCGCAGTGGGTTGTACTTGCCGCCGGTAAAGGCACCCGTATCGACCCGACGGGACGCTTGAGCAAAACACTGGACATCACCTTCGGCGAACAGAATATGCTCCAACACTCGCGACAACATCTCCCCGGCACCCGTCCCGATATTGTTGTTATCAACCCAGAGATGGCAGCGCGGATTGAGAAAAGTGAGTCTCCAGAACAGTTATTAGGTCCCAACGCCGTTTACGCTGTCCAAGAAGAGATGAACGGCACAGGTGGCGCATTACAGGCAGCACTCCCTACACTCCGCGAGTCCGACGCTGAATGGATCGGCGTGTCGTTTGGTGATGAACCCTTTTTGGAGAGAGATATTTTTGCACAGACGCTGCTCTCCCACCTCGTCTCCGGTGCGGATGTCACTTTGTGTGGGAAAATCCCTGAAACAGTCGTAGATAAAGGTGGACTTTTCTTTGATGCGGCTGGGAAGTTCATAGGAACCAAAGAGTGGTACGATATGACAGAAGCCGAAAAGCAGGAGATGTGGGACAGATGGCACAACGGAGAAGCATACACCAACACAGGCATTACACTCATTCGGAAAAGCGCGCTCTTAGAACGAATAGATCGGTTACAACCGCACCCAAACCGAAACAACGAACTTCACCAAGTCGATCTGATACGCCACTGCTATGAAGACGGTCTAAAAACAAACGCTTTCATTTATCGCGACGAGGTATTGTCAGGGGTTAACCGTTGGTCGAATGTCTTATCAGGTGAGGCAGCACTATTTGCACAGACCCGCGAACGCCTTGCGCAGAAAGGGGTTCGCGTTGATCCGGCTGCACAGATAACAGTGGGCAGCGATGATATTGAGATCGGAACGGCATGCTACCTCATCAGCAGGGTGCATCTCGGCGAAAAGGTACAGATTGGAGACTATTGTAGACTTGAGAACGTCACACTGCTCGGTGCAACAACGGTCGGGGATTCGGTCGGATTAGAGGGTGTTTCTGCGACCGATACCACATTCAAGGGTAACCCTTTACCCGAAACACTGGCAGCACCTGTCCGTGGCCTCGCTACCGCAAGTACGATTAAAAATTGCACATTCGATGCAGTCAGCATCGGGAACGGCGTTCAACTATCATCGGTTGTAGCACGAGGAACAGTTATCCCCGCGGGTATTGTCTTAGCGGATCGGACGCTTGGTGTGCCACCGGCGCAAACGCCGCCTTCAGTGCCGAAACCCATCTTTGATGAGATTGTGCCATCCGGGTATATCCCAGGGCTTTTCGCGTTTGGTGAGAAGAAAGAACTACCCGACTGGGAGAACCTTCGCCAACATGTCCTGTCGCATAGTTCTACAGAACTGGTCCCGCGAGCCGCACACACACCGGAACTCCAACAGGTTATGCGTGAAGCAGTCCAGACGCTGTTGGATATGCGCCACGCCAACGGTGCCTATCTGATTGAATCCCTTACGTCTGAAGAGATATGGGGGAGTATCTTCGAGATGGTAACACTCCATAGCGGGAACCCAAACCCCTACCACTATGACAAACGTAAAGCAAGGCAGACCGCTTTGGAACTGCTGCCGGAGTTCTGGGGCAACGATTGGTTACAACGTTTGAAGCTGGTTATCACTGGAAATATCGTCGATTACAACAGCGAACGGGTTATGAAGAGATTGAGAGCCAATCCAGACTATTTTTCTGAAGTCTTACGTGCGGCGGTTGAAGCACCTTTCGCGATAGACTGTTATGAAACCTTCCGGGCGAAGGTGATTGATGGGGAACCGCAGGAGATCCTCTGGCTTGCCGACAATGATGGTGAGGTAATCTTTGACATCGCCTTCGTTCAAGACCTTGTCGGATGTGGACACCGTATCACGATTGTTGGAAAAGCAGAAGATGCCAGCAACGATGTAACGCTTGCCGATCTTCACGAGATGGTGAACTATCCACAGTTCACGGAGCTTCAAGCGGCGATTCAGAACGGGACCGTCAGATTGATGTCGTCAGGTGCGAAGACAATCGGGACGAACCTTTATCACGGAACTCCCGAATTCTTCAATGCCCTATTAGCAGCGGATCTGGTTATTTCAAAGGGACAGGGAAATTTCTTTACAACTCCCGGGTGGAAAAAGGATACCTTCTACCTATTACTTTCCAAAGGTGTGACGGCGGAACAGAGTACGGGAGTTGTCGCAGACCGAAATTTAACTGTTGATGGTTTAATCTTGGCTTATCTTCCGAGTGGAACAGAACGGAACGCGCCGCTCCGGGAGCTTGTTGAAATAAACAAAGATTAA
- a CDS encoding class I SAM-dependent DNA methyltransferase — protein MSNESATIVQKLWNFCNVLRDDGVSYGDYVEQLTYLLFLKLADEQTKSPFNKPSTIPAGLDWESLLQESGAELEAQYVKTLRELSNASGLLGVIFRKSQNRIQTPANLQRLIHLINAENWSGMAGDIKGTIYEGLLQKNAEDTKSGAGQYFTPRPLIKAMVAVMRPSPMRTICDPACGTGGFFLAAHDYISENYGSTMTREQKEFLRFNTFAGTDIVDNVVRLCVMNLYLHGIGGTESPITTDDSLSRDTGERYDMVLTNPPFGNRSSITIATDGSPRNNASLTYERDDFWATTSNKQFNFLQHIKTILKTDGRAAVVLPDNVLFERGAGETIRRQLLKLFDVHTLLRLPTGIFYAQGVKANVLFFHKRPAREEPWTQKLWIYDLRTDKRFTLKTNPLRDSDLQDFITLYNPQNRYERVETERFRAFTYEELVQREHANLDIFWLKDDSFEDAADLPTPDVLVAEITKNLESALAQFQDIRAALDSKD, from the coding sequence ATGTCAAACGAATCCGCAACAATCGTCCAAAAACTCTGGAATTTCTGTAACGTCCTCCGAGATGATGGGGTCAGCTATGGCGATTACGTCGAGCAACTCACCTATCTGCTGTTCCTCAAACTCGCCGACGAACAGACGAAATCGCCTTTCAACAAACCTTCAACAATCCCCGCCGGTTTGGATTGGGAGAGTCTCCTCCAAGAAAGCGGTGCCGAGTTAGAGGCACAATATGTGAAAACCCTCCGAGAACTCAGCAATGCCTCAGGTTTGCTTGGTGTGATCTTCCGTAAATCACAGAACCGTATTCAGACTCCCGCCAACTTGCAACGCCTTATTCATCTCATCAACGCTGAGAACTGGAGCGGGATGGCTGGCGACATCAAAGGCACAATCTATGAAGGGCTTCTACAGAAAAACGCCGAAGATACAAAGAGCGGCGCAGGTCAGTACTTCACACCGCGCCCCCTTATTAAAGCGATGGTTGCAGTGATGCGTCCGAGTCCGATGCGAACTATCTGTGACCCAGCCTGTGGCACCGGTGGTTTTTTTCTCGCAGCACACGACTATATTTCTGAAAATTACGGCAGTACGATGACCCGCGAACAGAAGGAATTTCTTAGATTTAACACCTTCGCCGGCACAGACATCGTCGATAACGTTGTCCGTCTCTGTGTGATGAACTTATATCTGCACGGTATCGGTGGAACCGAGAGTCCAATTACAACCGATGATAGCCTGAGTCGTGACACTGGTGAACGCTACGATATGGTGCTTACGAATCCACCCTTCGGGAACAGGAGCAGTATTACAATCGCCACCGATGGCAGTCCGCGAAATAACGCTTCTCTTACCTACGAACGCGATGACTTTTGGGCGACGACCTCAAACAAACAGTTTAACTTCCTTCAACACATCAAAACCATTCTGAAAACGGATGGCCGCGCCGCTGTTGTCCTTCCTGATAATGTCCTCTTTGAACGGGGCGCAGGAGAAACAATTCGGCGACAGCTGCTTAAACTGTTTGATGTTCACACCCTATTGCGATTGCCTACAGGTATCTTCTACGCCCAAGGTGTCAAAGCAAATGTTCTCTTTTTTCATAAGCGTCCGGCGCGCGAAGAACCTTGGACACAGAAACTCTGGATTTACGATTTGCGAACGGACAAACGTTTTACCCTCAAAACGAATCCCTTACGCGATAGTGACTTACAAGATTTTATTACCCTCTACAATCCACAGAACCGCTATGAACGTGTAGAGACCGAGCGTTTTCGTGCCTTCACTTACGAGGAACTTGTCCAACGCGAACATGCGAATCTTGACATCTTTTGGCTGAAAGACGATTCATTTGAGGATGCAGCAGACCTCCCTACCCCAGATGTATTAGTGGCAGAAATCACCAAAAATTTAGAATCCGCATTAGCGCAATTTCAGGACATTCGAGCAGCATTAGACAGCAAGGATTAA
- a CDS encoding restriction endonuclease subunit S, with protein MGLPEHWQIVRFGEVATFTKKPRDLRYSDYAEVPFVPMSLIPIATLFSKNFIHKPTDTISSGTYFEPGDILLAKITPSFENGKQCIIQELPTPFGIATTEVIPIREVEGVSDKFYIFYYLLVPDVRALLTARMQGTTGRLRLGTKTLAELKIPLPPLAEQGRIVTKLEVLFTQLDAAVDSLKKAQKQLQRYRKSILKAAFEGELTKEWRDRYSNKSQPTNNSTGFPENWEKTTVGQVIKKVSLSGKKVKKGEYESEGKLPVIDQGSSFIGGYTNDEELKIECELPVIVFGDHTKAIKYVDFDFVGGADGIKVIKSQEMYHPKLFYYFIRAISLPDRGYSRHFQFLEKAKIPIPPLTEQEQIVSEIERHLAVADEVETTIATGLKRASRLRQSILKQAFSGRLVSQDPHDEPASVLLEKIKDEKKQQPKGRKTIRTKSKAQDNDDYPLLARAGALEHRDNAIGGASLAELRGDESE; from the coding sequence ATGGGTTTGCCAGAACATTGGCAGATAGTCAGATTTGGAGAGGTTGCTACGTTTACCAAGAAACCGAGAGATTTACGATATTCTGACTATGCTGAAGTCCCGTTCGTGCCGATGAGTTTGATTCCGATTGCGACATTATTTTCAAAGAATTTTATACACAAGCCAACCGACACAATAAGCAGTGGAACTTACTTTGAACCTGGGGATATTCTGCTGGCAAAAATCACACCTTCTTTTGAGAATGGTAAACAGTGCATTATTCAAGAGTTGCCAACGCCGTTTGGTATAGCAACAACTGAAGTAATTCCAATTCGTGAAGTTGAAGGTGTCAGCGACAAATTCTATATCTTCTATTATTTGTTAGTTCCTGATGTCCGCGCTTTGCTTACAGCAAGAATGCAAGGTACAACAGGTAGACTGCGTTTAGGCACTAAAACACTTGCTGAGTTGAAAATTCCGCTTCCGCCGTTGGCAGAACAAGGCCGTATCGTAACCAAATTAGAGGTGCTATTTACCCAATTAGACGCAGCAGTTGATAGCCTTAAAAAAGCACAAAAGCAGTTGCAGCGGTATCGTAAATCAATCCTCAAAGCTGCTTTTGAAGGGGAATTGACAAAGGAATGGCGAGATAGATATTCAAATAAGTCTCAGCCAACGAATAACTCAACTGGATTTCCTGAAAATTGGGAAAAGACAACGGTTGGACAAGTAATAAAAAAAGTGTCTCTAAGTGGCAAGAAAGTAAAAAAAGGTGAATATGAATCTGAAGGAAAATTGCCAGTAATAGACCAAGGATCGTCCTTTATCGGAGGATACACAAACGACGAAGAACTAAAGATTGAATGTGAATTACCAGTTATCGTTTTTGGAGACCATACTAAAGCAATTAAATATGTAGACTTCGACTTTGTAGGTGGTGCTGATGGGATAAAGGTGATAAAATCTCAAGAAATGTACCATCCGAAATTGTTTTATTATTTTATTCGTGCAATTTCACTTCCGGACAGAGGATATTCCCGACATTTTCAATTTTTGGAAAAGGCAAAGATACCCATCCCGCCACTTACTGAACAAGAACAAATCGTCTCTGAAATTGAGCGACACCTTGCAGTTGCTGATGAGGTCGAAACAACCATCGCTACAGGACTTAAGCGCGCTTCGCGTTTGCGGCAGTCTATCCTCAAGCAGGCATTTTCTGGTAGACTTGTGTCACAAGACCCACACGATGAACCCGCAAGTGTTCTGTTAGAAAAAATTAAAGACGAAAAGAAGCAGCAACCAAAAGGGAGAAAAACGATTAGGACGAAATCAAAAGCACAAGACAACGATGACTATCCACTTCTCGCGCGTGCGGGAGCGTTGGAACACCGCGATAACGCTATCGGCGGTGCGTCGTTGGCGGAATTGCGAGGTGACGAAAGTGAATGA